One genomic window of Coffea eugenioides isolate CCC68of chromosome 1, Ceug_1.0, whole genome shotgun sequence includes the following:
- the LOC113779668 gene encoding LOB domain-containing protein 1-like produces the protein MGYSDTTTATTITSKSSRSVSPSSPSSPPTPPPPAVVVSPCAACKILRRRCAEKCVLAPYFPPNDPIKFTTAHRVFGASNIIKFLQELPESQRADAVSSMVYEANARLRDPVYGSAGAICQLQKQVSDLQAQLAKTQAELVNMQCQQANLMALICMEMAQSPQASSPQQQSFDNNFINSSSQLAAFQANLNLLDESHPWDHPALWT, from the exons ATGGGGTATAGTGACACAACAACCGCTACAACTATTACTTCAAAATCTTCTCGCTCCGTTTCTCCTTCTTCTCCCTCCTCTCCTCCCACGCCTCCTCCTCCGGCCGTGGTGGTCAGCCCCTGCGCTGCATGCAAGATCCTCCGGCGGAGGTGTGCCGAGAAGTGTGTCCTGGCACCATATTTTCCTCCCAACGATCCCATCAAGTTCACCACCGCTCACCGTGTCTTCGGAGCCAGCAACATAATCAAGTTTTTACAG GAGCTGCCGGAGTCCCAGAGGGCCGATGCAGTGAGCAGCATGGTTTATGAAGCAAACGCCAGGCTGAGAGATCCTGTATATGGAAGTGCGGGGGCCATTTGCCAGCTGCAGAAGCAAGTGAGCGATCTCCAAGCACAATTGGCCAAGACACAGGCTGAGCTGGTCAACATGCAATGCCAACAAGCCAACCTCATGGCTCTCATTTGCATGGAAATGGCACAATCTCCGCAGGCTTCGTCACCTCAGCAACAGAGCTTTGACAACAACTTCATCAATTCTAGCAGCCAACTCGCAGCTTTCCAGGCTAATCTCAATCTCTTGGATGAAAGCCACCCGTGGGATCATCCGGCTCTCTGGACTTGA